From Parasphaerochaeta coccoides DSM 17374, a single genomic window includes:
- a CDS encoding phosphoribosyltransferase, whose product MKKEFISSDTIRDAGLKLAHKMYFEDGFVPDVIYVSLRGGAYMGNVISEYYKLVRKKTGGRPVFYAAVVARSYSDVRAQSKIMVDGWTYSPAHLRAGDRILIVDDIFDTGNTVNELTSHIMEHGIPREDIKIAVFDYKVPLYKKQEPLPIQPDYWCRKHVMQHESDEAWIHYMCHEMVGLSSEEIDKQFNDPEIRAILHNVRGEA is encoded by the coding sequence ATGAAAAAAGAATTCATCAGCTCCGATACTATCAGGGATGCGGGATTGAAACTCGCGCACAAAATGTATTTTGAAGATGGCTTTGTCCCTGATGTCATCTATGTGTCTTTGCGAGGCGGCGCGTACATGGGCAATGTCATCAGCGAATACTACAAGTTGGTCAGGAAAAAGACTGGCGGTCGTCCTGTTTTTTATGCCGCCGTAGTCGCTCGTTCTTACAGTGACGTGCGTGCCCAGTCGAAGATAATGGTAGATGGCTGGACATATTCTCCCGCTCATCTCAGGGCTGGCGACCGCATTTTGATTGTAGACGACATCTTTGATACCGGCAATACGGTCAACGAACTGACATCACACATCATGGAGCATGGCATTCCCCGTGAAGACATCAAGATAGCAGTGTTCGACTACAAGGTTCCGCTGTACAAGAAGCAGGAGCCACTTCCCATCCAACCGGACTACTGGTGTCGTAAGCATGTGATGCAGCATGAAAGCGATGAAGCATGGATACACTATATGTGCCACGAGATGGTAGGACTTTCCAGCGAAGAAATCGACAAGCAGTTCAATGACCCCGAAATACGTGCCATCCTTCATAATGTGCGAGGAGAGGCGTAA
- a CDS encoding TP0733 family outer membrane beta-barrel protein translates to MTKKCLFLMLAVLMVATSSLVAADSQESSYTRYDKGSQMFTFRAGPTIPAFMWFFNPKAGDNSFPVGPGGEENKGTGLSIGGYGGIAYQAFISPVAAFGGELGYSFGFDRGGKLLTIIPIAAKLTWIPLQGIIETPLSVSAGLSYLSLGGTEPKGKFSFFAALEVGVTWFPSDNWGVGLTSGLWLIPDIYLLTDKPEHNSLLGIVPIALSVTYRN, encoded by the coding sequence ATGACGAAAAAATGCTTGTTTTTGATGTTGGCTGTCCTGATGGTTGCGACATCCTCTCTGGTTGCCGCCGATTCCCAGGAATCCAGCTATACACGTTATGATAAAGGTAGCCAGATGTTCACATTCCGCGCAGGCCCAACCATACCAGCCTTCATGTGGTTCTTCAATCCTAAAGCTGGAGATAACAGTTTTCCTGTCGGGCCTGGGGGTGAAGAAAACAAAGGAACCGGGTTGAGTATCGGCGGTTATGGAGGCATTGCTTACCAAGCCTTTATTTCACCGGTGGCAGCTTTTGGCGGTGAGTTGGGATATTCATTTGGGTTTGACAGGGGCGGAAAGCTCCTGACGATCATACCGATCGCCGCCAAACTGACATGGATTCCCCTTCAAGGGATTATTGAGACTCCCTTGTCCGTCAGCGCAGGACTGTCATACTTGAGTTTGGGCGGAACGGAACCGAAAGGAAAATTTTCCTTCTTCGCTGCTCTAGAGGTTGGCGTCACATGGTTTCCGAGCGACAACTGGGGAGTCGGTCTGACCAGCGGTCTCTGGCTGATACCGGACATCTACCTGCTCACGGACAAGCCTGAACACAACAGCTTGCTCGGAATCGTACCAATTGCCCTGTCAGTGACATACCGTAACTAG
- a CDS encoding bifunctional 5,10-methylenetetrahydrofolate dehydrogenase/5,10-methenyltetrahydrofolate cyclohydrolase: MQVLSGKDVAMSVLEHVRKEAVIFGEKYGRMPSIAVILVGEDPASQTYVAAKKKSALELGYGHKDYHLSVHATQQELLELVRELNADDDVDGILVQMPLPPHMDENCVIDTIDPAKDVDGFHPVNAGKILLGRSSLVSCTPKGVLRIMDHYGIRTAGKDVVIIGRSSIVGKPMAALLMQKGRDATVTVCHSCTLGLKEHVRRADIIIAAVGHPHMITADMVKSEAVVIDVGITRVTDLTKKKGWRLVGDVDYDNVAPRTSAITPVPGGVGPMTIAMLMENTLQAAQERKREQKGENA; encoded by the coding sequence ATGCAAGTTCTTTCTGGAAAAGACGTGGCGATGTCTGTGTTGGAACACGTAAGAAAAGAAGCAGTGATATTTGGTGAGAAATATGGCAGGATGCCGTCCATTGCAGTCATCTTGGTCGGTGAAGACCCCGCCAGCCAGACCTATGTGGCAGCCAAGAAAAAATCCGCCCTTGAGCTTGGCTACGGACATAAGGACTACCATTTGTCCGTCCATGCCACACAGCAGGAACTCCTTGAGCTTGTCAGGGAACTGAATGCCGACGATGATGTCGATGGTATTTTGGTTCAGATGCCTCTGCCTCCACATATGGATGAGAATTGCGTCATCGATACAATCGATCCGGCGAAAGACGTTGACGGATTTCATCCGGTCAACGCGGGGAAAATACTTCTCGGCCGCTCATCCTTGGTCAGTTGCACCCCGAAAGGAGTCCTGAGAATCATGGATCATTACGGTATCCGGACTGCTGGAAAAGATGTCGTGATAATCGGTCGAAGTTCCATTGTCGGGAAACCCATGGCCGCGCTTCTGATGCAGAAAGGTCGTGACGCCACGGTAACTGTCTGTCATTCGTGTACGTTAGGACTCAAGGAACACGTGCGACGTGCGGACATCATCATAGCGGCAGTGGGTCATCCCCATATGATAACCGCTGACATGGTGAAATCGGAAGCTGTCGTCATTGACGTGGGTATCACCCGCGTCACCGACCTGACAAAGAAAAAAGGCTGGCGACTGGTCGGCGATGTCGATTATGACAATGTTGCGCCACGAACATCTGCCATCACGCCTGTGCCGGGAGGGGTAGGCCCCATGACCATAGCAATGCTGATGGAGAACACCCTGCAAGCCGCCCAAGAACGTAAAAGAGAACAAAAAGGAGAGAATGCGTGA
- the miaB gene encoding tRNA (N6-isopentenyl adenosine(37)-C2)-methylthiotransferase MiaB — translation MSDRSNPHPKTYWIETYGCQMNVAESHELETMLQGVGLQPASSAENADCAILNTCSVRKTAENRIWGRLGLFQHIKQERLQTLIVTGCMAERLKEELIKEAPAIDHVVGTNDKHRIVELLTGVASGTCLLDGARYEFGETYHKDGDYSSFVPIMNGCNLFCSYCIVPFVRGREISRNPQAVINEVRRLDSLGVKEITLLGQTVNNYRYKKEDGTFMRFPELLELICVELDSIRWVRFESPHPRFFTRELIDVIARNPRIARHLHIPMQSGSSSILKAMMRDYSREKFLTLIADIREKIPDVTFATDVMVGFPGETEEDYELTLSAMDECRNVEAFMYYWNPREGTKAVDLPDHVPETVKLARLQILIDRQLALQSVEKTARLGKDEDILVTGHSRDDKDALLGRTEHNGMVVFIPYAPLHPGDVARVRLDSLSGGTFRGTHVL, via the coding sequence GTGAGCGACCGCAGCAATCCACATCCCAAGACATACTGGATTGAGACATATGGCTGCCAGATGAACGTGGCGGAATCACATGAGTTGGAAACCATGCTCCAAGGAGTCGGTCTCCAACCGGCCAGCAGCGCGGAAAATGCCGACTGTGCTATTCTCAACACATGTTCAGTGCGCAAAACGGCGGAGAATCGAATCTGGGGACGTCTCGGACTGTTCCAGCATATCAAGCAGGAGAGGCTACAGACCTTGATAGTCACCGGATGCATGGCAGAGCGTCTCAAGGAAGAATTGATCAAGGAAGCACCCGCCATAGACCATGTGGTCGGAACCAATGACAAGCATAGGATTGTAGAGCTTCTCACTGGCGTCGCGTCCGGAACCTGCCTGCTTGACGGCGCACGTTATGAATTTGGTGAAACCTATCATAAGGATGGCGATTATTCTTCTTTCGTACCAATCATGAATGGCTGCAATCTGTTCTGTTCCTACTGCATAGTCCCTTTCGTCCGGGGAAGGGAAATATCTCGTAATCCGCAGGCGGTCATCAATGAAGTGCGACGCCTCGACTCTCTGGGAGTCAAGGAAATCACGCTTCTGGGGCAGACGGTCAATAATTATCGGTACAAGAAGGAAGATGGTACGTTCATGCGCTTTCCTGAGCTGTTGGAGCTCATCTGCGTGGAGCTCGACTCCATCCGATGGGTGCGCTTTGAGAGTCCTCATCCCCGTTTCTTTACACGTGAGCTGATTGATGTTATTGCCCGTAATCCACGCATCGCCCGACATCTGCACATTCCCATGCAAAGCGGGAGTTCTTCCATCCTCAAAGCAATGATGAGGGACTATTCCAGGGAAAAGTTCCTGACTTTGATTGCCGATATACGGGAAAAGATACCGGATGTGACATTCGCTACTGATGTGATGGTCGGTTTTCCCGGTGAAACGGAAGAAGATTATGAATTGACGCTTTCTGCGATGGATGAATGCCGCAACGTGGAAGCGTTCATGTATTACTGGAATCCTCGTGAAGGTACCAAAGCGGTCGATTTGCCCGACCATGTTCCAGAGACTGTCAAGCTTGCCAGGCTTCAGATCCTCATTGACCGGCAGCTTGCCCTCCAGAGTGTGGAAAAGACGGCACGTCTGGGAAAAGATGAGGATATCCTGGTGACCGGACATTCGCGGGATGACAAAGACGCGCTTCTTGGCAGGACGGAACACAATGGCATGGTCGTCTTCATTCCCTATGCTCCGCTTCATCCGGGGGATGTTGCCAGGGTTCGCCTTGATTCTTTGTCCGGCGGTACCTTCCGGGGTACTCATGTCTTGTAG
- a CDS encoding SDR family NAD(P)-dependent oxidoreductase codes for MGEFTGKRVVITGGALGIGFATAEIFVKAGARVAILEIEESYAQGTLSRLGGEAADVLFLPCDVSDALAVEKNLAVLMERFSGIDILVNVAGWELNKPFLDTTWDEYRAVMDENVGGAFLVSREVARLMIGSIPADNTSMCEAHRRGAEAQAQPPVMVRKSGGVIINVAGALCRGGHEGYALYQASKAALIALTRSMAAELLPYGIRVNSVSPGFVLSPGLRVGLRGTGNEEKALREFKEKQPLKRYGMTQEIARTIMAACGGDFAFAWGSDILVDGGYTLA; via the coding sequence ATGGGAGAATTCACCGGAAAGAGAGTTGTCATCACAGGCGGTGCGCTGGGCATAGGCTTTGCGACGGCGGAAATCTTCGTCAAAGCCGGTGCCAGGGTAGCTATCCTGGAGATTGAGGAATCATATGCACAGGGGACGCTCTCCAGACTGGGGGGAGAAGCCGCTGATGTCCTGTTTCTTCCCTGCGATGTATCAGACGCTCTGGCGGTTGAAAAGAATCTTGCCGTACTCATGGAAAGGTTTTCCGGCATTGATATTCTTGTCAATGTAGCGGGATGGGAGTTGAACAAACCGTTCCTCGATACGACATGGGATGAATACCGGGCTGTGATGGACGAGAATGTCGGAGGAGCTTTCCTTGTCTCCCGCGAGGTTGCACGTCTCATGATTGGGAGCATACCTGCGGACAACACGAGTATGTGTGAAGCACACCGGAGGGGAGCCGAAGCTCAAGCGCAGCCTCCGGTGATGGTACGCAAGAGCGGAGGCGTCATCATCAACGTAGCAGGGGCATTATGTCGTGGCGGTCATGAGGGTTATGCGCTATATCAGGCATCCAAAGCCGCCCTCATTGCCCTGACACGTTCCATGGCTGCTGAACTGCTTCCCTATGGCATCAGGGTGAATTCCGTATCTCCGGGCTTTGTGTTGTCTCCCGGTCTGCGGGTCGGCTTGAGAGGGACGGGAAATGAAGAAAAGGCTTTACGGGAGTTCAAGGAAAAGCAACCTCTCAAGCGGTATGGCATGACGCAGGAGATTGCCCGTACCATCATGGCGGCATGTGGCGGTGACTTTGCTTTTGCATGGGGGAGTGATATTCTTGTGGATGGTGGCTATACGTTGGCATGA
- a CDS encoding Sir2 family NAD-dependent protein deacetylase, protein MAYSSDIQKLEELIASSHRMVIFTGAGVSTMSGIPDFRGTHGAYSDAWHGMDVEDILSIDFFKRSPEIFYAWARDVWYRLDEYEPTIVHRVVAELEAKGYIKDVWTQNIDMLHQKAGSRVVHEIHGSPARHHCIQCNAFRSYDEVVPEVLAGKVPLCKRCGGVVKPDIIFYGENLDAQQLMMAREEFFHVDLCVVMGSSLVVQPAASFPLLSCRGGGKLVIVNAQPTPLDAYAFLRFPDLEAVCADIQAWLWK, encoded by the coding sequence ATGGCATATAGCTCGGATATCCAGAAACTTGAGGAACTTATCGCTTCTTCCCATAGGATGGTGATTTTCACCGGAGCCGGTGTTTCTACGATGAGCGGAATCCCGGATTTCAGGGGAACCCATGGAGCTTATTCTGACGCATGGCACGGAATGGATGTGGAAGACATCCTGTCCATCGATTTTTTCAAACGCTCTCCGGAAATCTTCTACGCGTGGGCGCGTGATGTCTGGTACAGGCTGGATGAGTATGAACCCACCATTGTCCATCGTGTCGTAGCGGAACTTGAGGCAAAGGGATATATCAAGGATGTCTGGACGCAGAACATAGACATGCTCCACCAGAAGGCGGGTAGCAGGGTAGTCCATGAGATTCATGGAAGTCCTGCCCGTCATCATTGCATCCAGTGTAATGCCTTTCGCTCGTATGACGAGGTCGTTCCGGAGGTTCTGGCGGGTAAGGTTCCTCTTTGCAAGCGTTGCGGAGGGGTGGTGAAGCCTGACATCATTTTCTACGGCGAGAATTTGGATGCCCAGCAATTGATGATGGCACGGGAGGAGTTTTTCCATGTGGATCTGTGTGTCGTCATGGGTTCTTCCTTGGTAGTGCAGCCTGCGGCAAGTTTCCCTTTGCTTAGCTGTCGTGGTGGAGGAAAACTTGTCATCGTCAATGCGCAGCCGACTCCCTTGGATGCTTACGCGTTCTTGAGATTTCCCGATCTTGAGGCTGTATGTGCCGATATACAAGCGTGGTTATGGAAGTAG
- a CDS encoding nucleoside recognition domain-containing protein, protein MAINNIQTTPVDVPVKKESFVDVFINGAKKGVGVWLNALLPGVVFGYALTQILQVSGLLGLLSKVFGPIMGIFGLPGEAIGPYLTSFFTLAGGCASAAALAANGILTGTQATIILPMLICIGSDIQFFGRMLAVADVPGKQYKVNFVISIICSIVAGFIMRFIA, encoded by the coding sequence ATGGCAATTAATAACATACAAACAACACCGGTTGATGTCCCGGTTAAGAAGGAAAGCTTTGTTGATGTCTTTATCAACGGAGCAAAGAAGGGTGTGGGCGTTTGGTTGAATGCTCTTTTGCCTGGAGTCGTGTTTGGATATGCGTTGACACAGATTCTTCAAGTTTCCGGTCTTCTTGGCTTACTTAGCAAAGTGTTTGGTCCTATCATGGGCATCTTCGGACTTCCTGGTGAAGCTATTGGACCTTACTTGACTTCATTTTTTACTCTGGCTGGAGGCTGTGCTTCCGCAGCTGCTTTGGCTGCCAACGGTATCCTGACGGGCACTCAAGCAACTATCATCCTCCCGATGCTGATTTGTATCGGATCGGACATCCAATTCTTTGGTAGAATGCTTGCTGTAGCAGATGTTCCAGGAAAACAATATAAAGTCAACTTTGTGATAAGTATTATCTGTTCTATCGTTGCTGGTTTTATAATGAGATTTATCGCTTAG